Proteins encoded by one window of Rutidosis leptorrhynchoides isolate AG116_Rl617_1_P2 chromosome 7, CSIRO_AGI_Rlap_v1, whole genome shotgun sequence:
- the LOC139859927 gene encoding uncharacterized protein: MWNARLVAPIMIAPAITKPPIEADNWKIESNFFTLIKDTYFHGLIYENPFEHIQHFNDLCDIYKTKNVTDDTFKLRAFPFTLQGDAKAWMRSLPSDSITSFQELTNEFINHFFPPSKVERLRMEINGFTQRGDERLYDAWVRFKKLLRACPPHGLMKKEYINNFTKEYIDSLSGGVFMYKSPNAAEIMLEDISINTTNQNPNNPNQNENINVITTRSGLTTQWVKDPQPQPFITHEPLPSFIEEDIGVSNEKGKEKVNSTEGTGNDELGKKKGDESSKIMRPVPYPKALKKDKLAAQHKKFQKMMKNVSVNLPITDMLKGMSNYGRFIKELISQRGKYHDKTSFFIEEECNKILPSRPRIPKKLGDPRKFVFPCKFGESEEFNALADLGASINLMPHSL; the protein is encoded by the exons ATGTGGAACGCTAGATTAGTTGCACCAATAATGATAGCAccggctattacaaaaccaccaattgaagcggataattggaagatcgagAGTAACTTTTTCACGTTGATCAAGGATACATATTTTCATGGGTTGATATATGAGAATCCATTCGAACATATTCAACACTTTAATGATCTTTGTGATATTTACAAAACAAAAAATGTCACTGATGACACTTTTAAGCTAAGGGCATTCCCCTTCACACTTCAAGGAGACGCAAAAGCATGGATGCGAAGTTTACCATCCGATTCCATAACGTCTTTTCAAGAATTAACAAACGAGTTTATCAATCATTTCTTTCCACCGTCAAAAGTAGAGCGACTTAGAATGGAGATTAATGGGTTCACACAACGGGGTGATGAGAGGTTGTATGATGCATGGGTTCGATTCAAGAAGCTactaagagcttgcccaccgcatgGTTTGATGAAGAAGGAGTATATCAACAATTTTACGAAGGAATATATTGATTCTTTATCCGGTGGggtatttatgtacaaatcaccaaatgCGGCCGAAATTATGTTAGAAGACATCTCGATCAACAC CACCAACCAAAACCCTAATAACCCAAACCAAAATGAAAATATCAACGTCATAACCACTCGAAGCGGTTTAACCACTCAATGGGTCAAAGATCCTCAACCACAACCCTTTATAACCCATGAACCACTACCAAGTTTTATTGAAGAGGATATCGGGGTTAGTAATGAGAAGGGTAAAGAAAAGGTCAACTCAACCGAGGGTACGGGTAATGATGAATTGGGTAAGAAAAAGGGTGATGAGTCTTCAAAGATTATGAGACCAGTGCCATATCCAAAAGCTTTAAAGAAGGACAAGTTGGCGGCTCAACACAAAAAGTTTCAAAAAATGATGAAAAATGTCTCGGTTAACTTACCTATCACCGATATGCTTAAAGGAATGTCGAATTACGGTCGGTTCATTAAGGAGCTAATATCTCAAAGGGGTAAATACCATGACAAAACATCTTTCTTTATCGAAGAGGAGTGCAACAAGATTCTTCCATCAAGGCCAAGGATTCCTAAGAAGTTAGGAGATCCGAGAAAATTTGTTTTCCCTTGTAAGTTCGGTGAATCGGAAGAGTTCAATGCACTAGCCGACTTGGGTGCAAGCATTAACCTAATGCCCCATTCTCTTTAA